The following are from one region of the Eubacterium sp. MSJ-33 genome:
- a CDS encoding Gx transporter family protein, whose amino-acid sequence MKNERVKQRGEKLYMQEKQPQLNNNHKIALCGVLIALAMILSYLESLVPIHMAVPGVKLGLANLVTIIALQRLDLKSTIVISVGRIILSNVLFGNMAVLLYSLAGAACSILIMTLFKKCRVFGLVGISVAGAVFHNLGQILVAVCVMENIRILYYMFVLLVTGTVAGVAIGLLASFLLKNIRF is encoded by the coding sequence TTGAAGAATGAACGTGTCAAACAACGTGGGGAGAAACTGTATATGCAGGAAAAACAGCCACAATTAAATAATAATCACAAAATCGCACTTTGCGGTGTGCTGATTGCGCTCGCCATGATTCTATCGTATCTGGAAAGCCTTGTGCCAATCCATATGGCGGTACCCGGGGTGAAGCTTGGTCTTGCCAATCTGGTTACGATCATCGCACTGCAGAGACTGGATTTGAAGTCGACGATTGTAATCTCAGTTGGTCGTATCATCCTGTCAAACGTTTTGTTCGGAAATATGGCGGTGTTATTGTATAGTCTGGCAGGTGCGGCTTGCAGCATATTGATTATGACACTGTTTAAGAAATGCCGTGTGTTCGGACTGGTTGGAATCAGTGTTGCGGGTGCAGTATTTCATAATCTGGGACAGATTCTGGTGGCAGTCTGTGTCATGGAAAATATACGAATTTTATATTATATGTTTGTGCTTTTGGTTACAGGAACAGTTGCAGGTGTGGCAATCGGGCTGCTTGCATCATTTCTGCTCAAAAATATAAGATTTTAG